The following are encoded in a window of Neomicrococcus lactis genomic DNA:
- a CDS encoding LysR family transcriptional regulator, with the protein MIDSRLLTLRTFAACGTVAATAELTGYSPSAVSAQLRELQKSLGMQLVTKDGRGLRLTLTGRRLVEGADVLLAQWEELKASALKAGEQIPARLGLGGFSTAASQLLAPLAARLRSQRPDLELQLIDADPERCYRLLLAERIDLAVVVSMQSAAHGEDDPQFEHVHLLDDPLDVVVPATHPLADRGAVGLEELASDAWITDVPGSTYRALFTAAFAAVGHTPRVAHESTEWETMTSFVSAGMGVGFLPRLAPMSAEKDLVRLRLSGASRPMRGIVAVVRRGSLESPLLRESIEILQDSAHQILIGRME; encoded by the coding sequence ATGATCGATTCCCGCCTCCTCACGCTTCGTACATTCGCTGCATGCGGCACTGTGGCAGCCACCGCTGAGCTCACTGGATACTCGCCGTCAGCGGTGTCCGCGCAACTTCGAGAGCTCCAAAAAAGTTTGGGAATGCAGCTGGTGACGAAGGATGGTCGCGGACTGCGATTGACGTTGACGGGGCGTCGACTTGTCGAGGGCGCCGATGTGCTTTTGGCGCAGTGGGAAGAGCTCAAAGCATCCGCTCTGAAAGCCGGCGAACAAATCCCGGCGCGTCTTGGATTGGGTGGTTTTTCGACGGCGGCTTCGCAACTCTTGGCACCGCTTGCCGCTCGGCTGCGATCGCAACGCCCAGATCTGGAACTTCAGCTTATTGACGCGGATCCTGAGCGTTGTTACCGGTTGCTGTTGGCGGAGCGAATCGATCTTGCCGTGGTGGTGTCGATGCAGTCCGCGGCTCACGGCGAAGACGATCCGCAATTCGAACACGTGCACCTTCTCGATGACCCGCTCGACGTGGTGGTGCCGGCAACTCATCCGCTCGCTGATCGAGGTGCTGTGGGGTTGGAGGAGCTGGCTTCCGACGCATGGATTACGGACGTTCCAGGTTCGACGTATCGGGCACTTTTCACGGCAGCTTTTGCGGCCGTTGGACACACTCCGCGCGTGGCTCACGAGTCCACTGAATGGGAGACGATGACCTCCTTTGTGAGTGCCGGAATGGGGGTTGGATTCCTTCCTCGGCTTGCTCCGATGAGCGCGGAAAAGGATCTTGTCCGGCTGCGCTTAAGTGGCGCTAGTAGGCCCATGCGTGGCATCGTGGCAGTAGTTCGTCGAGGCAGTCTGGAGTCTCCATTGCTACGCGAATCCATAGAAATATTGCAGGATTCTGCGCACCAGATACTGATAGGCCGTATGGAATAA